A genomic stretch from Chaetodon auriga isolate fChaAug3 chromosome 17, fChaAug3.hap1, whole genome shotgun sequence includes:
- the sync gene encoding uncharacterized protein sync: MEDLDDNISSPRFEPLFIEEEEVDPDITLMEQRECNTGQSGLTFTGTQLNQSALIKPYLQEMDELLKSCEELTGIPFGSHFSASYNETSLTESTHCHSKEDNTEENYGETSIAPQAYLSTSYIDTHMDVTGTGNQQAEAPSQGSNRCTVTTDVSRQREMPLTSAGNKLSDSMVEYEGQLLGMLAMLESCMDEARMDFEPQDWAADESQEYVHISTSPHPCRGATLVPIHQERPMKLEAHPMQLQSWAGQHAVGDEVSKENRNEATEGSATNESQQNYVLSCDNMGGFSMERAEMQRNLKTNKGALDLQFGFAEPSVPSEMHCKATNTGYISANEGTYTNGDVTGIEVDNAELAAEEGQETKSNTTDLRSGMNDLGAVGSQMEACIEEVQQLEKRREELLVEVLKMRGNKDREEGETEEPIDRKVAELMNVLKREEEGRREERKREIQSLREERAEEERRMWKVNLERQGLQEELKRLKRRLFTVARDCAQNQLSLNTQRREVELLKREEEKLQSVVLQLTEEGSQFRTVQQQQLLALQTELHAQSSSQTSSTQDELTQCRRHSCEDIQQYLQGGLKALEDRYEPMLLAMLKRREVTAGALVKAKEQAQELRVQLRPLKEEIQKLKLQRACLEEKLKLIYIQRREDVGQYKETVYCLEESSRELKRELNIQKRKTKEIEEMRDSLTKQLLLYRAAIEDHNKCGAEEKT, translated from the exons ATGGAGGACCTGGATGATAACATTTCATCTCCGAGGTTTGAGCCTCTTTTCattgaagaggaggaagtggatcCGGACATAACCCTGATGGAACAAAGAGAGTGCAACACGGGACAATCTGGACTCACCTTCACAGGAACTCAGCTGAATCAGTCGGCTTTGATTAAGCCATACTTACAGGAGATGGATGAGTTACTGAAAAGCTGTGAGGAGCTCACCGGTATTCCTTTTGGCTCTCACTTCTCAGCAAGTTACAATGAAACCAGCCTGACTGAATCAACTCATTGCCATAGCAAAGAGGACAACACAGAGGAGAACTATGGAGAAACCAGTATTGCTCCCCAAGCATATCTCTCCACAAGCTATATTGACACACACATGGATGTGACTGGAACAGGAAACCAGCAAGCAGAAGCTCCGTCACAAGGCTCCAACAGGTGTACAGTCACCACAGATGTTTCTCGCCAGAGAGAAATGCCTCTAACCTCAGCGGGTaacaaactcagtgacagcATGGTGGAGTATGAGGGTCAGTTGTTGGGGATGTTGGCCATGCTGGAGAGCTGTATGGATGAGGCTAGGATGGACTTTGAGCCTCAAGACTGGGCTGCAGATGAAAGCCAAGAATACGTACACATCAGTACAAGTCCTCATCCTTGTAGAGGTGCAACGCTGGTGCCCATTCACCAAGAGAGGCCAATGAAGTTGGAGGCCCACCCGATGCAATTACAATCCTGGGCTGGTCAACATGCAGTTGGTGATGAAGTTTCcaaggaaaacagaaatgaggcGACAGAAGGTTCAGCAACAAATGAAAGTCAGCAGAATTATGTGCTTAGCTGTGACAATATGGGTGGCTTCTCAATGGAAAGAGCAGAGATGCAACGgaatctgaaaacaaacaagggGGCTCTTGACCTTCAATTTGGGTTTGCAGAGCCATCAGTGCCATCAGAAATGCACTGCAAGGCAACAAACACAGGATATATTTCTGCTAATGAAGGCACATACACGAATGGAGACGTAACTGGGATTGAAGTAGACAACGCTGAATTGGCAGCTGAAGAGGGACAGGAGACCAAGTCGAACACCACTGATCTGAGATCTGGCATGAATGACCTAGGTGCAGTGGGGTCTCAGATGGAGGCATGCATAGAGGAGGTACAGCAGttagagaagaggagggaggaactGCTGGTGGAGGTGCTGAAGATGAGAGGGAATAAAGATAGAGAAgaaggggagacagaggagcCAATTGACAGAAAAGTGGCAGAGTTGATGAATGTgctgaagagggaggaagaggggagaagagaggagaggaagagggagattCAGAGCctcagggaggagagagcagaggaggagagaaggatgtGGAAGGTGAACCTGGAGAGACAGGGGCTGCAAGAGGAACTCaagaggctgaagaggaggcTGTTCACCGTGGCGAGGGACTGTGCTCAAAACCAGCTTTCCCTGAACACCCAGCGCCGtgaggtggagctgctgaagagggAAGAG GAGAAGCTGCAGTCAGTGGTCCTCCAGCTGACAGAGGAGGGCTCCCAGTTCAGGACAGTCCAACAGCAACAGCTCTTAGCCCTTCAAACAGAGCTTCACGCCCAGAGCTCCAGCCAGACGTCCAGCACCCAGGACGAGCTGACCCAGTGCAGGAGGCACTCCTGTGAGGACATCCAGCAGTATCTGCAGGGTGGGCTCAAAGCGCTGGAAGACAG GTATGAACCCATGTTGCTGGCAAtgctgaagaggagggaggtaaCGGCTGGAGCCCTGGTGAAAGCCAAAGAGCAGGCCCAGGAGCTGAGGGTGCAGCTGAGACCCCTGAAAGAGGAGATCCAAAAGCTGAAGCTCCAGAGGGCTTGTTTGGAGGAGAAACTCAAACTAATTTACatacagaggagagaggatgtaGGGCAGTACAAG GAGACAGTGTACTgcctggaggagagcagcagagagctgaagagGGAGTTAAACATTCAGAAGAGAAAAACCAAAGAGATAGAGGAGATGAGAGACAGTCTAACTAAACAACTACTCCTGTACAG GGCGGCCATCGAGGACCATAACAAGTGTGGcgcagaggagaaaacatga
- the rbbp4 gene encoding histone-binding protein RBBP4 isoform X2 — MADKEGAFDDAVEERVINEEYKIWKKNTPFLYDLVMTHALEWPSLTAQWLPDVSRPEGKDYSVHRLVLGTHTSDEQNHLVIASVQLPNDDAQFDASHYDSEKGEFGGFGSVSGKIEIEIKISHEGEVNRARYMPQNPCIIATKTPTSDVLVFDYTKHPSKPDASGECRPDLRLRGHQKEGYGLSWNPNLSGSLLSASDDHTVCLWDISAVPKEGKIVDAKTIFTGHTAVVEDVSWHLLHESLFGSVADDQKLMIWDTRSNNTSKPSHAVDAHTAEVNCLSFNPYSEFILASGSADKTVALWDLRNLKLKLHSFESHKDEIFQVQWSPHNETILASSGTDRRLNVWDLSKIGEEQSPEDAEDGPPELLFIHGGHTAKISDFSWNPNEPWVICSVSEDNIMQVWQMAENIYNDEDPEGSTDPEATA, encoded by the exons ATGGCGGACAAGGAAG GTGCATTTGATGATGCAGTTGAGGAAAGGGTGATAAATGAGGAGTACAAGATATGGAAGAAAAACACTCCCTTCCTGTATGATCTGGTTATGACCCACGCTTTAGAGTGGCCCAGTCTTACTGCCCAGTGGCTGCCTGATGTTTCCAG GCCAGAGGGAAAGGATTACAGTGTGCACCGGCTGGTGTTGGGCACTCACACATCCGATGAGCAGAATCACCTGGTCATTGCCAGCGTCCAGCTGCCCAATGATGATGCCCAGTTTGATGCCTCACATTATGACAGTGAAAAAGGAG AGTTTGGAGGCTTCGGCTCTGTGAGTGGTAAGATCGAGATAGAAATTAAGATCAGCCATGAAGGAGAGGTGAACCGTGCCCGCTACATGCCCCAAAACCCCTGCATCATCGCCACCAAGACCCCCACCTCGGATGTGCTGGTGTTTGACTACACCAAGCACCCCTCCAAGCCTG ATGCTTCTGGCGAGTGTCGCCCTGATCTGCGCCTCAGAGGACATCAGAAAGAAGGTTATGGTCTCTCCTGGAATCCAAACCTGTCCGGCTCACTGCTGAGCGCATCAGATGATCAT ACAGTCTGTCTGTGGGACATAAGTGCTGTGCCAAAGGAGGGGAAGATAGTCGATGCGAAGACGATCTTCACTGGTCACACTGCTGTGGTGGAAGACGTCTCCTGGCACTTGCTTCATGAATCACTCTTTGGATCTGTAGCAGATGACCAGAAGCTCATGAT ttGGGACACCCGTTCGAACAATACCTCCAAGCCCAGCCATGCAGTAGACGCCCACACAGCAGAGGTCAACTGTTTGTCATTTAACCCTTACAGCGAGTTCATCCTCGCCTCTGGCTCTGCAGACAAG ACTGTGGCTCTTTGGGACTTGAGAAATTTGAAACTGAAGCTGCACTCCTTCGAGTCACACAAAGATGAGATCTTCCAG GTTCAGTGGTCACCTCATAATGAGACCATACTGGCATCCAGTGGAACAGACCGTCGCCTCAACGTCTGGGACCTCAG TAAAATTGGAGAGGAGCAGTCACCAGAAGATGCAGAGGATGGCCCCCCTGAGCTACTG TTTATCCATGGAGGCCACACAGCCAAGATCTCTGACTTCTCATGGAACCCCAACGAGCCCTGGGTCATCTGCTCTGTGTCAGAAGACAACATTATGCAAGTCTGGCAAATG GCTGAGAACATCTACAACGATGAAGATCCAGAGGGCTCGACAGACCCTGAGGCCACAGCATAA
- the rbbp4 gene encoding histone-binding protein RBBP4 isoform X1, which yields MADKEAGAFDDAVEERVINEEYKIWKKNTPFLYDLVMTHALEWPSLTAQWLPDVSRPEGKDYSVHRLVLGTHTSDEQNHLVIASVQLPNDDAQFDASHYDSEKGEFGGFGSVSGKIEIEIKISHEGEVNRARYMPQNPCIIATKTPTSDVLVFDYTKHPSKPDASGECRPDLRLRGHQKEGYGLSWNPNLSGSLLSASDDHTVCLWDISAVPKEGKIVDAKTIFTGHTAVVEDVSWHLLHESLFGSVADDQKLMIWDTRSNNTSKPSHAVDAHTAEVNCLSFNPYSEFILASGSADKTVALWDLRNLKLKLHSFESHKDEIFQVQWSPHNETILASSGTDRRLNVWDLSKIGEEQSPEDAEDGPPELLFIHGGHTAKISDFSWNPNEPWVICSVSEDNIMQVWQMAENIYNDEDPEGSTDPEATA from the exons ATGGCGGACAAGGAAG cAGGTGCATTTGATGATGCAGTTGAGGAAAGGGTGATAAATGAGGAGTACAAGATATGGAAGAAAAACACTCCCTTCCTGTATGATCTGGTTATGACCCACGCTTTAGAGTGGCCCAGTCTTACTGCCCAGTGGCTGCCTGATGTTTCCAG GCCAGAGGGAAAGGATTACAGTGTGCACCGGCTGGTGTTGGGCACTCACACATCCGATGAGCAGAATCACCTGGTCATTGCCAGCGTCCAGCTGCCCAATGATGATGCCCAGTTTGATGCCTCACATTATGACAGTGAAAAAGGAG AGTTTGGAGGCTTCGGCTCTGTGAGTGGTAAGATCGAGATAGAAATTAAGATCAGCCATGAAGGAGAGGTGAACCGTGCCCGCTACATGCCCCAAAACCCCTGCATCATCGCCACCAAGACCCCCACCTCGGATGTGCTGGTGTTTGACTACACCAAGCACCCCTCCAAGCCTG ATGCTTCTGGCGAGTGTCGCCCTGATCTGCGCCTCAGAGGACATCAGAAAGAAGGTTATGGTCTCTCCTGGAATCCAAACCTGTCCGGCTCACTGCTGAGCGCATCAGATGATCAT ACAGTCTGTCTGTGGGACATAAGTGCTGTGCCAAAGGAGGGGAAGATAGTCGATGCGAAGACGATCTTCACTGGTCACACTGCTGTGGTGGAAGACGTCTCCTGGCACTTGCTTCATGAATCACTCTTTGGATCTGTAGCAGATGACCAGAAGCTCATGAT ttGGGACACCCGTTCGAACAATACCTCCAAGCCCAGCCATGCAGTAGACGCCCACACAGCAGAGGTCAACTGTTTGTCATTTAACCCTTACAGCGAGTTCATCCTCGCCTCTGGCTCTGCAGACAAG ACTGTGGCTCTTTGGGACTTGAGAAATTTGAAACTGAAGCTGCACTCCTTCGAGTCACACAAAGATGAGATCTTCCAG GTTCAGTGGTCACCTCATAATGAGACCATACTGGCATCCAGTGGAACAGACCGTCGCCTCAACGTCTGGGACCTCAG TAAAATTGGAGAGGAGCAGTCACCAGAAGATGCAGAGGATGGCCCCCCTGAGCTACTG TTTATCCATGGAGGCCACACAGCCAAGATCTCTGACTTCTCATGGAACCCCAACGAGCCCTGGGTCATCTGCTCTGTGTCAGAAGACAACATTATGCAAGTCTGGCAAATG GCTGAGAACATCTACAACGATGAAGATCCAGAGGGCTCGACAGACCCTGAGGCCACAGCATAA
- the tert gene encoding telomerase reverse transcriptase, protein MSSADMSHTLGILRSLYQHVQTLEEFADSIVFREGQRAVLTEQSDTDRFKSFVRGVFVCVDKELQQVPSCNQICTLPELLAFVLNSLKRKRRRNVLAHGYNFLSLAQEERDADQFKFQGDVTQSAAYIHGSDLWKKVTMRLGTDITRYLLESCSVFVAVPPSCAFQVCGVPVYDRVSMTTASPGFYLQPRSRKHNGARYGRYRDAVTLKRRQEVENPAASKKRSRMHVRVKKGKRKREADQKDEEEIATCPGKRRRVGQQEATQEIQQVSCETPFEPQTNILPLEGGPSWRSGIFPPLPPSQTFIRTLGFLYGGRGMRGFLLNRKKKSADGCRRLQGQDLVRTVFFEGLAYLNGLERKPKKLPRRFFNMVPLFSQLLRQHRRCPYSRILQRMCPLVEERDAGQGELSSLLPQHCAPHRVYLFVKECLLAVIPRELWGSDHNRLHFFVRIRGFLRSGKFEKLSVAELMWKMKVNDCDWLKISKTGRFPPSELSYRTQILGQFLAWLLDGYVVGLVRASFYVTESVGQKNAVRFYRQEVWAKLQDLAFRGHLSKGQMKELTAAEVASLPKTTVISRLRFIPKTDGMRPITRVMGADAKTRLYQGYVRDLLDMLRACVRSTPSLLGSTVWGMTDIHKVLSSIAPAQKDKPQPLYFVKVDVSGAYESLPHDKLIEVIGEALSPVQDELFTIRRYGKIWADSHEGMKKAFVRQADFLEDNMGSTNMKGFVMSLQKRGKVHHAILVEQHFCSDLRGREAMQFFTQMLTGSVVQFGKKTYRQCQGIPQGSVVSCLLCCLCYGHMENILFKDIIGKKGCLMRLVDDFLLITPDLHEAETFLKILLAGVPQYGLVVNPQKVVVNFQVSGSVGSCPGIRTLPPHCLFPWCGLLLDTRSLDVYKDYSSYAGLSLRYSLTLGSFHSAGQQMKRKLMAILRLKCHALFLDLKTNSLEAVHKNIYKLVLLHARRFHVCAQSLPFGQTVAKNPVYFLQMIWDMAEYANQLIRISNKGLILGSTAQTGVVQYEAVELLFCLSFLLVLSQHRALYKDLLPHLHKRKRSLEQRLGDLRLARVRQATNPRTPVDFLAIQT, encoded by the exons ATGTCTTCAGCGGATATGTCCCACACGCTAGGCATTCTCCGGTCACTGTATCAGCACGTGCAGACACTGGAGGAGTTCGCGGACAGCATCGTGttcagagaaggacagagagcgGTGCTGACTGAACAGTCCGACACAGACCGCTTCAAGTCCTTCGTACggggagtgtttgtgtgcgttgACAAGGAACTACAGCAAGTGCCAAGCTGCAACCAG ATCTGCACTCTCCCTGAGCTGCTAGCCTTTGTTCTGAACAgtctgaaaagaaagagaagaagaaatgtcttGGCACACGGCTACAATTTTCTGTCCCTGGCTCAGGAGGAGCGGGATGCGGACCAATTCAAATTCCAGGGAGATGTAACTCAAAGTGCTGCCTACATCCACGGCAGTGACCTGTGGAAGAAAGTCACAATGCGTCTGGGCACGGACATCACACGGTACCTGTTggagagctgctctgtgtttgtggcgGTGCCTCCTTCATGTGCTTTCCAGGTGTGCGGCGTCCCTGTCTATGATAGGGTGTCCATGACAACTGCCTCCCCGGGCTTTTATCTCCAGCCTCGGTCAAGGAAACATAATGGTGCTCGGTATGGAAGATATCGAGATGCAGTGACCTTGAAAAGGAGACAGGAAGTTGAGAATCCTGCTGCCAGCAAGAAAAGGAGCAGAATGCACGTAAGAGTGaagaaggggaaaagaaagagagaagctgatcagaaggatgaggaggagattGCGACTTGTccaggaaagaggagaagggtAGGACAGCAAGAGGCCACGCAGGAAATCCAACAGGTTAGCTGtgaaaca CCTTTTGAACCGCAAACAAACATACTTCCCTTGGAGGGAGGACCCAGTTGGAGATCAGGTATTTTCCCCCCTTTGCCTCCCTCACAAACTTTCATCCGCACACTGGGATTCCTGTATGGGGGAAGGGGCATGCGTGGCTTCCTTCTCAataggaagaagaagagcgcTGATGGGTGCAGAAGGCTTCAAGGCCAAGATCTGGTACGAACAGTCTTCTTTGAGGGGCTGGCATATCTAAATGGGCTCGAGAGGAAACCAAAGAAACTCCCCCGGCGTTTTTTTAACATGGTCCCCCTGTTCAGTCAGCTGTTACGTCAACACAGGAGGTGTCCCTACAGCAGAATACTACAGAGGATGTGCCCactggtggaggagagagatgcaggACAAGGGGAATTAAGCTCCCTTTTGCCTCAACACTGTGCACCTCACCGGGTCTACCTGTTCGTCAAGGAATGCCTCTTGGCTGTCATCCCTCGGGAGCTGTGGGGCTCCGACCACAACCGACTTCATTTCTTTGTGAGGATCAGGGGCTTCCTGCGCAGTGGCAAGTTTGAGAAGCTCTCAGTGGCTGAACTGATGTGGAAGATGAAGGTGAATGACTGCGATTGGTTGAAGATCAGTAAAACAG GCAGGTTCCCACCCAGTGAGCTCTCATACCGGACACAGATCCTAGGTCAGTTCCTGGCTTGGCTTCTGGACGGCTATGTTGTGGGCCTGGTTCGAGCTTCTTTCTATGTCACTGAGAGTGTGGGCCAGAAGAACGCGGTCAGGTTctacagacaggaagtctgggCTAAACTGCAGGACCTGGCCTTCag AGGTCACCTCTCAAAGGGTCAAATGAAGGAGTTGACTGCAGCTGAGGTGGCATCCCTCCCCAAAACCACCGTCATCTCCCGTCTTCGCTTCATTCCAAAGACTGATGGCATGAGGCCTATCACACGAGTGATGGGAGCAGATGCCAAAACGAGG CTCTACCAAGGGTATGTGCGGGACTTGCTGGATATGCTGCGGGCCTGTGTGCGCTCCACTCCATCCCTCCTGGGTTCCACAGTGTGGGGGATGACGGACATCCACAAGGTGTTGAGCTCTATAGCTCCAGCCCAGAAGGACAAGCCACAACCCCTGTACTTTGTCAAG GTGGATGTGAGTGGAGCTTATGAGAGTCTGCCTCATGACAAACTCATTGAGGTGATTGGTGAGGCTCTGTCACCGGTTCAGGACGAACTCTTTACCATCCGCCGCTACGGCAAGATCTGGGCTGATTCGCACGAGGGCATGAAAAAGGCCTTTGTTAGACAG GCTGATTTCCTGGAGGATAACATGGGATCCACCAACATGAAAGGGtttgtgatgtcactgcagaaaagaggaaaagttcaTCACGCCATACTGGTTGAGCAG catttctgCTCAGATCTTCGTGGCAGAGAAGCAATGCAGTTCTTCACCCAAATGCTCACGGGCAGTGTTGTTCAGTTTGGGAAGAA AACCTATCGTCAGTGCCAAGGGATTCCTCAGGGGTCGGTGGTgtcctgtctcctctgctgtctctgttatGGTCACATGGAGAACATCCTGTTCAAAGACATTATTGGAAAGAAAGG ATGTTTGATGAGACTGGTGGACGACTTCCTTCTCATCACTCCAGACTTGCACGAAGCAGAAACTTTTCTCAA GATCTTGCTGGCCGGGGTACCGCAGTATGGTCTGGTGGTCAACCCGCAGAAAGTGGTGGTCAACTTTCAGGTGTCAGGAAGCGTGGGCTCTTGTCCCGGCATTCGCACGCTTCCCCCTCACTGCCTCTTCCCCTGGTGTGGACTACTGCTGGACACACGCTCACTGGACGTCTACAAAGACTACTCTAG CTATGCAGGTCTGTCTTTGCGCTACAGCCTTACTTTGGGCTCTTTCCACTCAGCTGGACAGCAAATGAAGAGGAAACTAATGGCTATCCTCAGACTCAAGTGCCATGCCTTGTTCTTGGACCTGAAG ACCAATTCTCTCGAGGCAGTCCACAAGAACATCTACAAGCTGGTGCTCCTTCATGCACGCAG GTTCCATGTGTGTGCCCAGAGTTTGCCCTTTGGTCAGACGGTTGCCAAGAACCCTGTGTACTTCCTGCAGATGATATGGGATATGGCCGAGTATGCCAATCAGCTCATCAGGATCAGCAACAAAG GCCTGATTTTAGGCAGTACGGCCCAGACTGGCGTTGTGCAGTATGAAGCAGTGgagctgcttttctgtctttccttcttgCTAGTGCTGTCACAACACCGCGCTCTCTATAAGGATCTGCTCCCACACCTGCACAAAC GAAAGCGCAGTCTAGAGCAGCGTCTGGGGGACCTGAGGCTGGCCAGGGTCCGACAGGCCACTAACCCCAGGACGCCTGTCGACTTCTTGGCCATCCAGACGTAG
- the LOC143335051 gene encoding inactive sodium-dependent neutral amino acid transporter B(0)AT3-like, whose protein sequence is MSSIGVWNSISPLLGGVGIASMVVSFLVSIFYNTILSWVLWYFFHSFQEPLPWSQCPLNANRTGYDLECEKSTPVNYFWYRETLNITPDINISGSVQWWLVICLASAWLVVYICFIKGIESMGKAVYVTATFPYLVLTIFLIRALTLPGATDGLVYLFTPDWNILKNPQVWLDAATQIFFSLSVAFGGLIAFSSYNPEKNNCERDAVIVGVINSATSLYASISIFSILGFKATNVFNSCREENILELTNHFEMPDQNMTLENYDDRFDYLNATFPERVASLSLRDCDLQTFLDQSASGTGLAFIVFTEAVIEMPGSQVWAILFFVMLFSLGLSSMFGNIEGVLTPIKDLKLLPKWMPHEVATAIICLISFLTALIFTLGSGNYWVEVFNGYVGSVPLLIIAFFEITAVIYIHGMKK, encoded by the exons ATGAGCAGCATCGGCGTCTGGAACTCCATCTCACCGCTGCTGGGTGGAGTCG GAATTGCCTCCATGGTTGTGTCATTCCTGGTGAGCATTTTCTACAACACCATCCTCTCCTGGGTGCTCTGGTACTTCTTTCACTCCTTCCAAGAGCCCCTGCCATGGAGCCAGTGTCCACTCAATGCTAACCGCACAG GCTACGATTTGGAGTGTGAAAAGAGCACTCCAGTGAATTACTTCTGGTACCGTGAGACCTTGAACATCACACCTGACATCAATATCAGTGGCTCCGTGCAGTGGTGGTTGGTCATTTGTCTGGCAAGCGCCTGGTTAGTGGTGTACATCTGCTTCATCAAAGGCATCGAGTCCATGGGAAAG GCTGTGTATGTGACAGCCACATTCCCTTACCTGGTGCTCACTATTTTCCTGATCCGTGCCCTCACTCTGCCAGGAGCTACTGATGGCCTGGTGTATCTCTTCACTCCTGAT TGGAACATACTGAAGAACCCTCAGGTGTGGCTGGACGCTGCCACCCAgatcttcttctctctctctgtggccttTGGAGGTCTCATAGCTTTCTCCAGTTATAATCCAGAGAA AAACAACTGCGAGAGGGACGCTGTTATCGTAGGAGTCATAAACAGTGCCACATCTCTCTACGCCTCCATTTCCATCTTCTCCATCCTGGGATTTAAAGCTACCAACGTCTTCAACTCCTGTCGAGAGGA AAACATCTTGGAACTGACCAACCACTTTGAGATGCCAGACCAGAACATGACACTTGAAAACTATGATGACCGGTTTGACTATCTAAATGCTACATTTCCAGAACGGGTGGCCAGTTTGTCCCTGAGGGATTGTGATCTGCAAACATTCCTTGACCAG AGCGCGTCAGGTACTGGCCTGGCTTTTATCGTGTTCACTGAAGCAGTGATAGAGATGCCAGGCTCGCAGGTATGGGCCATACTGTTCTTCGTCATGCTCTTCAGCTTGGgcctctcctccatgtttggcAACATAGAGGGAGTCCTCACACCCATCAAAGACCTGAAACTACTGCCCAAGTGGATGCCTCATGAGGTTGCAACAG CGATCATCTGCTTGATATCCTTCTTGACGGCTCTCATCTTCACCCTGGGTTCAGGGAACTACTGGGTGGAGGTCTTCAATGGCTATGTGGGCTCTGTGCCTCTGCTCATCATTGCCTTCTTTGAGATCACTGCAGTTATTTATATCCATGGAATGAAAAagtaa